DNA from Terriglobales bacterium:
TCCGGTGATGGAGGCCGACGTCGTGATTGTGGGCGGCGGGCCCGCGGGGCTGGCCTGCGCGCTGCGCCTCTCCCAACTCATCGACGCGCACAACGTCGCCCATCCCGAGCAGCAGCTCTCCAAGGAAAACATCTACGTGCTGGAGAAGGCGCGCGAGGTGGGCCAGCACTGCCTGTCGGGCGC
Protein-coding regions in this window:
- a CDS encoding FAD-binding protein, with translation MSGEIIFRKALQGVERPVMEADVVIVGGGPAGLACALRLSQLIDAHNVAHPEQQLSKENIYVLEKAREVGQHCLSGA